A genomic window from Aestuariirhabdus litorea includes:
- the tolB gene encoding Tol-Pal system beta propeller repeat protein TolB, giving the protein MMTRVAGWMLVLWMLAAVPARADLTIEITQGADNPVPIAVVPFGWSGAAALPEDMAQIVADDLQRSGLFAPLARRNMLSLPTREAEVVFRDWRVLGSDYLLVGQVEQGADQRFQLKYALFNVLNQRILAQGTVSGTSDLLRDMAHRVSDLVYEKVTGRRGAFSTRILYVTADRHSTYNTDYRLNYADADGHRARVIYSSKEPILSPSWSPDAKRVSYVSFEGGRPGIYVQEIATGARTQVTRFPGLNSAPAWSPDGKKLALVLSKSGNADIYIKDLASGQLTQVTRHYGIDTEPSWMPDGRSLVFTSNRGGSPQIYRLELDTGWVERLTFEGKYNARARVFDGGGSLVLVHKGEGAAEFNIAVLHLESGRIRTLTSTLLDDSPSVAPNGDMLIYATHKGNRGILAAVSADGRVKFELPSTKGDVREPAWSPFLN; this is encoded by the coding sequence GTGATGACACGTGTAGCAGGATGGATGCTGGTACTTTGGATGCTGGCCGCAGTGCCCGCCCGAGCCGATCTGACGATCGAAATTACCCAGGGGGCCGATAATCCGGTTCCCATCGCCGTGGTGCCCTTTGGGTGGAGCGGAGCGGCGGCCCTGCCGGAGGATATGGCACAGATCGTTGCCGATGATCTCCAGCGCAGTGGCCTGTTTGCGCCGCTGGCGCGGAGAAATATGCTGAGCCTACCCACCCGCGAGGCGGAGGTAGTGTTCCGCGACTGGCGGGTGCTGGGCAGTGATTACCTGCTGGTTGGACAGGTGGAACAGGGGGCAGACCAGCGCTTTCAGTTAAAGTATGCACTGTTTAATGTGCTCAACCAGCGCATCCTGGCCCAGGGGACCGTTTCCGGCACCAGTGACTTACTGCGGGATATGGCTCACCGGGTGAGTGATCTGGTGTATGAGAAGGTCACGGGCCGCCGGGGGGCGTTTTCAACCCGCATTCTGTATGTTACGGCCGATCGCCATTCCACCTACAACACCGATTACCGGCTTAATTACGCCGATGCCGACGGGCACCGTGCGCGGGTGATTTACAGCTCCAAGGAGCCGATTCTCTCCCCCTCCTGGTCGCCGGATGCCAAGCGGGTTAGCTATGTCTCCTTTGAAGGGGGCCGCCCTGGCATCTATGTACAGGAGATTGCTACCGGGGCCCGTACCCAGGTAACCCGGTTTCCGGGCCTCAACAGCGCGCCGGCCTGGTCACCCGACGGGAAAAAGCTGGCGTTGGTGTTGTCGAAAAGCGGCAATGCGGACATCTATATCAAGGATCTGGCCAGTGGACAGCTGACCCAGGTGACCCGTCATTACGGGATCGATACCGAGCCCTCCTGGATGCCCGATGGCCGGTCACTGGTCTTTACCTCCAATCGCGGAGGGTCGCCCCAAATCTATCGTCTCGAGCTGGATACAGGCTGGGTCGAGCGGCTTACCTTTGAGGGTAAATACAATGCCCGGGCCCGCGTGTTCGATGGGGGCGGGTCGCTGGTGCTGGTGCATAAAGGTGAGGGTGCCGCAGAATTCAATATAGCCGTGCTGCATCTTGAAAGTGGACGGATACGAACCCTAACCTCGACCCTGCTCGACGATTCACCCAGTGTCGCCCCCAATGGCGATATGCTGATTTACGCCACTCACAAAGGAAACCGGGGCATACTGGCGGCGGTTTCGGCCGATGGGCGAGTAAAATTTGAGCTGCCCTCGACTAAAGGTGATGTCAGGGAGCCTGCATGGTCTCCTTTTTTGAACTAG
- the pal gene encoding peptidoglycan-associated lipoprotein Pal, protein MEIIKIGKLFMLAASLAVVAGCSSTGGSSTGGTDSGTMTGGSGVDSGTVSSTTDGGTGMGGDGSLSMDEKAMVDQKVFLFPFDSSTISTEDYASLDVHAKVLTGNSSQRITIEGHTDERGTREYNLALGERRAKAVKRYLVMKGVAPEQIETVSYGKERPVVEGHAETFWKQNRRAVIVPASAGYGS, encoded by the coding sequence ATGGAAATAATTAAAATCGGTAAACTCTTTATGCTGGCAGCCTCGCTGGCGGTGGTTGCGGGTTGTAGTTCTACCGGTGGCAGCAGTACCGGTGGTACTGACAGCGGTACGATGACAGGTGGGTCCGGCGTCGACTCCGGTACCGTCTCCTCTACTACCGATGGTGGGACCGGCATGGGCGGAGATGGCTCATTGAGCATGGATGAAAAGGCGATGGTCGATCAGAAAGTATTCCTGTTCCCCTTCGACAGCTCCACCATCTCGACAGAGGATTACGCCTCACTGGACGTTCATGCCAAGGTACTGACCGGCAACAGCAGCCAGCGCATCACCATCGAGGGGCATACCGATGAGCGTGGTACTCGCGAGTACAACCTGGCTCTTGGTGAGCGTCGTGCCAAAGCGGTCAAGCGCTATCTGGTGATGAAGGGCGTTGCTCCCGAGCAGATCGAAACCGTCAGCTACGGTAAAGAGCGCCCTGTGGTTGAGGGTCACGCCGAAACCTTCTGGAAGCAAAACCGCCGTGCGGTAATTGTTCCTGCGTCTGCCGGCTACGGCAGTTAA
- the ybgF gene encoding tol-pal system protein YbgF, with the protein MKMQRQRWIAISPAIAGLFVVGLSWAEVPVVESSPVVGAAVPSASPAASAPAQARIQAENTLYYQLELLQQEVQTLRGMLEEQSHALRLMKQEQRDRYIDLDRRISQLSSAEPTISLPAKSPTTVVPPVIPSNGGAASPAATTTTADPAVEKQAYDDAFALIKERKFDQAIIALNAFVDSYPQGDYAANAQYWLGEVYLATNQAGPARTAFEKVLSDFPNHRKAPDASYKLGRMYHSLGDVEAARRYFQQTVERFPGSSSAKLSREYLQKL; encoded by the coding sequence ATGAAGATGCAACGACAGCGGTGGATAGCGATCAGCCCGGCTATTGCCGGGCTGTTTGTTGTGGGGCTGAGCTGGGCGGAAGTGCCGGTAGTGGAGTCCTCTCCGGTTGTTGGAGCGGCGGTTCCGTCGGCGAGCCCCGCTGCCAGTGCGCCGGCTCAAGCCCGTATACAAGCGGAAAACACCCTCTACTACCAGCTGGAACTGTTGCAGCAGGAAGTGCAAACCTTGCGGGGAATGCTGGAAGAGCAGTCCCACGCCCTGCGCCTGATGAAGCAGGAACAGCGTGACCGTTACATCGACCTGGATCGGCGAATCAGCCAGTTGAGTTCGGCGGAGCCAACGATCAGTCTGCCAGCCAAGTCACCCACCACAGTAGTGCCACCCGTGATCCCCTCGAACGGAGGCGCTGCCAGCCCGGCTGCGACGACAACGACCGCTGATCCGGCGGTAGAAAAGCAGGCCTATGACGATGCCTTCGCTTTGATCAAGGAGCGTAAGTTCGATCAGGCGATCATTGCCCTGAATGCCTTTGTCGATTCCTATCCGCAGGGTGACTACGCAGCCAACGCGCAGTACTGGCTGGGAGAGGTCTACCTGGCCACCAATCAGGCGGGGCCAGCCCGTACCGCCTTCGAGAAGGTATTAAGCGACTTTCCCAATCACCGCAAGGCGCCGGATGCGAGCTACAAGCTCGGTCGTATGTACCATAGTCTGGGGGATGTAGAGGCAGCGCGGCGATATTTTCAGCAAACAGTGGAAAGATTCCCCGGCTCCTCCTCGGCTAAACTCTCCCGGGAGTACCTGCAGAAGTTATAA